A single window of uncultured Methanospirillum sp. DNA harbors:
- a CDS encoding flavodoxin family protein, translated as MSDQMYVIGINGSPRKRCNTGTLIEHALQGARSQGAETECINLYDFDYKGCRSCYACKREGPGYGTCAIHDDLTPVLDKISTADALILGTPIFYGSANGEMRSFLERLLFPRKSWDDWTSLVEKKIPVGIIFTMGAPDDLMKQMGYEAHLNLIEQFIRDIFGSCESVYVTNTVHVPDYSKFRMRYFDADAKIKRRKEVFPQDCEKAYSMGVRFVQGSQER; from the coding sequence GTGAGTGATCAGATGTATGTCATTGGAATAAATGGAAGTCCAAGAAAGCGGTGTAATACCGGGACCCTTATCGAACATGCTCTCCAGGGGGCACGATCACAAGGGGCAGAAACAGAATGTATCAACCTGTATGATTTTGATTACAAGGGTTGCAGAAGTTGTTATGCATGCAAACGTGAAGGACCCGGATACGGAACATGTGCAATACATGACGACCTAACACCAGTTCTTGATAAAATTTCAACCGCAGATGCACTCATCCTTGGAACACCGATCTTTTATGGCTCTGCTAACGGGGAGATGAGGTCTTTTCTTGAACGCCTTCTTTTTCCAAGAAAGTCATGGGATGACTGGACCTCTCTTGTTGAGAAGAAGATCCCGGTAGGAATCATCTTCACCATGGGTGCACCCGATGATCTGATGAAACAGATGGGATATGAAGCACATCTCAATCTGATTGAACAATTTATCAGGGATATTTTTGGATCCTGCGAATCGGTCTATGTAACAAATACAGTCCATGTTCCTGACTATTCAAAGTTCAGGATGAGATACTTCGATGCTGATGCGAAGATCAAGAGGAGAAAGGAGGTATTTCCACAGGATTGTGAGAAAGCCTATTCGATGGGTGTGAGGTTTGTTCAGGGGAGCCAGGAGAGATAA
- a CDS encoding DJ-1/PfpI family protein — translation MRKILVFIADGMADFEINLTCHLLSRYNWEIMTVAYDKSIITALSGLQYLPRSTISEISGESGVDGIIIPGGFHYEQRPELTELIRDYYSSGKLTAAICAGPQYLARAGLFERAHYTTTMTRDSHRELFSGSGDFPFPQDTYIESPVVRDGTVITAKGTAFIDFSVEILDYFGVFADQHEKRELAEQYQPSFSGITISS, via the coding sequence ATGCGGAAAATTCTTGTCTTTATTGCTGACGGGATGGCGGATTTTGAGATCAATCTGACATGTCACCTCCTCTCGAGGTATAACTGGGAGATTATGACTGTTGCATATGATAAAAGCATAATCACCGCATTATCAGGTCTCCAGTACCTTCCCCGCTCAACCATATCAGAGATATCCGGTGAATCAGGGGTTGATGGCATTATTATCCCTGGCGGTTTTCATTACGAACAGCGGCCTGAGTTAACTGAACTGATACGGGATTATTACAGTTCTGGAAAACTCACTGCTGCCATATGTGCCGGCCCGCAATATCTGGCTCGGGCAGGATTATTTGAGAGAGCTCATTATACGACGACCATGACGAGAGATTCTCACCGGGAACTGTTTTCAGGCTCCGGAGACTTTCCCTTTCCTCAGGATACATACATTGAAAGCCCGGTAGTACGAGACGGAACTGTGATCACCGCCAAAGGAACGGCGTTCATAGACTTTTCAGTAGAGATTCTGGATTATTTCGGGGTGTTTGCAGATCAACATGAGAAGAGAGAGTTAGCAGAACAATATCAGCCTTCTTTTTCAGGAATCACCATCAGTTCATAG
- a CDS encoding NosD domain-containing protein produces MTVTPPDVQHPPEPSTEQNPIQTITVEPTVINTIEPTSTQDVEETITPEATPTITVEPTSMQTGEETITPEVTPIVTVKPTDTRAYSPDESKETLTTNLTTNSDDSVGTSETNSSTTDKKSDQTSGNQNTSQSAPQFISSFSSSDEEKENSKVVTLGTVIVSSSGTSNAISINQTGGIAGNAGYTWTSSDSYIISSPGSYRLDEDISTSTSYAIQIVASDVTLDGNGHTITGDGWSGTAGVEVKSGANNVAIENIGLVSGYYFGTGIESWADDTTIHNNSISESFRGIYTTGLNATIDDNTVNGGGYDGWGVKGIETSGNYAKITNNSITGTAMGIESHGKSAAISNNTIDQNYDTGIYSASGTINTQTIISNNSISGIGGANNGIESESVNTSILNNVVKGYSIGTLNQGTGINSKGTNSVIDGNEVSDNVQGIAITGNNVTISKNTIYDNSGDGISLGSGENRTITKNTITENKIGISTSDNFKSTKITSNKIRNNDEGIHITNGGGGGDGNIVNNYLGNDENIGGNGDASVFKWNVYPTPGTNVVGGPSLAGNYWSDETETGWSDQQEQNEVGYTTTPYQIATEVFDHAPLVKTTTTPTTSPTPTVLPTPTLSPTPTTIPLSDSPNQISDSSSSIPGIHLGVVTVSLPPETKPGDVAELQLTLENSGSTTLSKEARIILSPINPLAQIVGEQPAIYENGKYLLTFQIQIPKDPGTYIYIFNPVYLSKDPTTGKDIRIPTGDPVQFTVTVGPDGTVMVRTP; encoded by the coding sequence ATGACGGTCACACCTCCTGATGTACAACACCCCCCCGAGCCCTCAACAGAACAAAATCCAATACAAACCATAACTGTGGAACCTACGGTGATTAATACCATTGAACCTACATCGACACAGGATGTAGAAGAAACAATAACGCCTGAAGCAACTCCAACTATCACGGTTGAACCCACATCGATGCAGACCGGTGAGGAAACAATAACACCGGAAGTTACTCCAATAGTCACTGTAAAACCTACTGATACAAGAGCCTATTCTCCTGATGAGTCTAAAGAGACATTAACAACAAATTTGACAACAAACTCTGATGATTCAGTTGGAACTTCTGAAACAAATAGTTCGACTACAGACAAAAAATCAGATCAAACATCAGGAAACCAGAATACTTCACAATCAGCACCTCAGTTTATTTCCTCGTTTTCTTCATCTGATGAAGAGAAAGAAAATTCAAAGGTTGTTACCCTGGGGACCGTGATAGTCAGTAGCAGTGGAACTTCGAATGCCATTTCAATCAACCAGACTGGTGGAATCGCAGGCAATGCCGGGTATACCTGGACTTCTTCAGATTCATACATAATTTCAAGCCCTGGTTCCTATCGACTTGATGAAGATATTTCTACATCTACCTCGTATGCGATTCAAATCGTTGCTTCTGATGTTACCCTTGATGGGAATGGACATACCATTACCGGTGATGGATGGTCCGGAACCGCAGGAGTAGAAGTTAAATCCGGAGCTAATAATGTAGCAATCGAAAATATCGGATTGGTATCAGGATATTATTTTGGTACTGGTATTGAGTCATGGGCTGATGATACCACGATTCACAATAACAGTATTAGTGAGAGTTTCCGTGGAATCTATACTACTGGATTAAATGCCACAATCGATGATAACACAGTAAATGGTGGTGGGTATGACGGGTGGGGAGTAAAAGGAATAGAAACATCGGGAAACTATGCAAAGATAACCAACAATTCAATAACCGGGACTGCAATGGGTATAGAATCCCATGGGAAAAGCGCTGCCATCTCAAACAATACTATTGATCAGAACTACGACACCGGGATCTATTCAGCAAGTGGTACGATAAATACACAGACCATTATTTCAAATAATTCCATCAGTGGTATAGGAGGAGCCAATAATGGTATTGAATCAGAATCTGTCAATACGAGTATCCTTAACAATGTGGTAAAAGGATATTCTATTGGTACACTAAATCAGGGCACCGGAATCAATTCAAAGGGAACTAATTCAGTTATTGATGGAAACGAGGTTTCTGACAACGTTCAAGGAATAGCAATAACCGGAAATAATGTCACAATCAGTAAGAATACGATCTACGATAACTCTGGTGACGGCATTTCATTAGGGTCTGGAGAAAACAGAACAATCACCAAAAATACAATCACTGAAAATAAAATCGGTATCTCTACCTCTGACAATTTTAAATCGACGAAAATAACAAGCAATAAAATTCGAAACAATGATGAGGGTATTCACATTACCAATGGAGGCGGAGGTGGTGACGGAAATATAGTCAATAATTATCTTGGTAATGATGAGAATATTGGTGGAAATGGGGATGCAAGCGTCTTTAAATGGAATGTATACCCAACACCAGGGACGAATGTAGTTGGTGGTCCGAGCTTAGCAGGAAATTATTGGAGTGATGAAACTGAAACCGGGTGGTCTGACCAGCAGGAGCAAAATGAGGTTGGATACACTACGACGCCCTATCAGATTGCTACAGAGGTATTTGATCACGCTCCACTGGTAAAGACAACAACCACCCCTACTACGTCGCCAACTCCGACAGTTTTACCTACCCCCACTCTTTCTCCCACGCCTACAACCATTCCGCTGTCTGACAGTCCAAATCAGATATCCGATTCATCCTCATCAATCCCCGGGATCCATCTTGGGGTGGTGACAGTATCACTCCCACCGGAGACAAAACCAGGAGATGTGGCAGAATTACAACTCACATTAGAAAATTCAGGCTCAACTACTCTCTCCAAGGAAGCGAGAATTATCCTGTCTCCAATAAATCCTCTGGCACAAATAGTAGGTGAACAACCTGCAATATATGAAAATGGAAAGTATCTCCTCACATTCCAGATCCAGATTCCCAAAGACCCGGGCACCTATATTTATATCTTTAATCCTGTGTATCTCTCAAAAGATCCGACCACCGGAAAAGACATTCGCATCCCGACAGGTGATCCTGTCCAGTTCACCGTAACTGTAGGACCGGATGGAACAGTTATGGTGAGGACACCATGA
- a CDS encoding tetratricopeptide repeat protein, whose translation MNGKISSIRWVFILLLTTIVISTGVADPGGDFYASGDYSASIGWYEQALRGSTGPDQAPILNNIGTGYMALHQQEKAFDYYSRAVAVDPTYDRGWINLGVTQEKLGRPDDALQSYDRVSGSNPEIYAEAMVKKGTLLSVQGKLADALFAFHQGETGARGQVLVDLYTGIGAIEFMQKNLGAAETDFQKAINEDPQGAALAWTNLGVLKISKGEYADAKRAFETAILHDKARKTNAAVYLKKIQAMGVA comes from the coding sequence ATGAATGGAAAGATTAGTTCGATAAGATGGGTGTTCATTCTTTTACTGACTACAATTGTGATATCCACCGGAGTTGCAGATCCAGGAGGTGATTTCTATGCATCAGGAGATTATTCTGCTTCTATTGGATGGTATGAGCAGGCGCTTCGTGGGTCTACAGGACCTGATCAGGCACCTATTCTCAACAATATTGGAACCGGGTATATGGCTCTTCACCAGCAGGAGAAAGCTTTTGATTATTATTCACGTGCTGTGGCAGTTGATCCCACATATGATCGTGGGTGGATAAATCTGGGAGTTACACAGGAAAAACTTGGCAGACCTGATGATGCACTCCAGAGTTATGACCGGGTTTCAGGTTCAAACCCGGAAATTTATGCAGAAGCGATGGTCAAAAAGGGTACTCTTCTATCTGTCCAGGGAAAGCTTGCTGATGCTCTGTTCGCATTTCACCAGGGTGAAACAGGAGCAAGAGGACAGGTTCTTGTTGATCTCTACACTGGTATTGGAGCCATAGAGTTCATGCAAAAGAATTTAGGGGCAGCAGAAACGGATTTTCAAAAAGCAATTAATGAAGATCCACAGGGAGCTGCTCTTGCATGGACAAATCTTGGGGTGCTCAAAATTTCCAAGGGAGAATATGCAGATGCAAAGCGTGCTTTTGAGACTGCTATTCTTCATGATAAGGCTCGAAAAACAAATGCTGCTGTTTATCTGAAAAAGATTCAGGCAATGGGGGTGGCATGA